One Kitasatospora sp. NBC_01266 genomic window carries:
- a CDS encoding Rv1733c family protein: MSAASASPSDRGSGTALTRELRRAAGRDHNPLCRPADRARSRLGLALAVTLALSVVMGVLLALTLLAGMRAQAHRTALHRHQVTATTLAVASGSSVLTTAPVRASWDYPRGDHRTGVIRLAVGTASGAVVPLSVDDAGNPAAPPQPDSRLATTAGMYGLGAFTAAGTIVWTGYAVGRRMLDRRAEQAWEPDWERVEPLWSGRSRRPENGER; this comes from the coding sequence ATGTCCGCCGCATCCGCCTCGCCCTCGGACCGGGGCTCGGGCACGGCCCTCACGCGTGAGCTGCGGCGCGCCGCCGGACGGGACCACAACCCGCTGTGCCGCCCGGCCGACCGGGCCCGCAGCCGACTTGGGCTCGCCCTCGCGGTGACGCTGGCGCTGTCCGTCGTCATGGGTGTACTGCTCGCCCTGACGCTGCTGGCCGGCATGCGGGCCCAGGCGCACCGGACGGCGCTGCACCGCCACCAGGTGACGGCCACCACGCTGGCCGTGGCGAGCGGCAGCTCCGTGCTGACGACCGCGCCCGTGCGGGCCTCCTGGGACTACCCGCGGGGCGACCACCGCACCGGTGTGATCCGGCTGGCCGTCGGTACGGCGTCGGGAGCCGTCGTACCGCTCTCGGTCGACGATGCCGGCAACCCCGCGGCCCCGCCGCAGCCCGACAGTCGGCTGGCGACGACCGCCGGCATGTACGGCCTGGGCGCCTTCACCGCTGCTGGAACGATCGTGTGGACCGGCTACGCGGTGGGCCGCCGGATGCTCGACCGGCGGGCCGAGCAGGCGTGGGAGCCCGACTGGGAGCGGGTTGAACCGCTCTGGTCCGGACGCAGCCGCCGACCGGAGAACGGTGAACGCTGA
- a CDS encoding 4Fe-4S dicluster domain-containing protein gives MADDAAVIDKGGLDRLIAVLAARGRTVVGPTVRDGAIVLAEICGGDDLPYGWGVELAAGSYRLRAREDGAVFAHSAGPQSWKTFLHPPRERQWSTDRGADGELVVTEDRTPPASYAFLGVRPCDLRAIAIQDRVLTGGMYTDPAYLGRRERAFLVAVECTDPGATCFCVSMGSGPAAGPGYDLALTEVLDADGHRFLLRAGSEQGESVLAELPAVDADAATRTAARERVAEAADRMGRSMPPVDLRVLMRDSLLAERWDDVAARCLTCGNCTMVCPTCFCTTVEDVTDLTGDHAERWRRWESCFDRDFSHLPTGPVRDSAHSRYRQWATHKLGTWHDQFGSSGCVGCGRCIVWCPVGIDITEEAHALHRERGGAEREGTA, from the coding sequence ATGGCGGACGACGCCGCGGTGATCGACAAGGGCGGCTTGGACCGGCTGATCGCGGTGCTCGCCGCCCGCGGCCGCACGGTCGTGGGGCCCACGGTCCGGGACGGGGCGATTGTGCTGGCCGAGATCTGCGGCGGCGACGACCTGCCCTACGGCTGGGGCGTCGAGCTGGCGGCGGGCAGCTACCGGCTGCGCGCCCGCGAGGACGGCGCCGTGTTCGCGCACAGCGCGGGCCCGCAGTCCTGGAAGACCTTCCTGCACCCGCCGCGCGAGCGCCAGTGGAGCACCGACCGCGGCGCCGACGGCGAGCTGGTGGTGACCGAGGACCGGACACCGCCTGCGTCGTACGCCTTCCTCGGCGTGCGCCCGTGTGACCTGCGGGCCATCGCGATCCAGGACCGGGTGCTGACCGGTGGGATGTACACCGATCCGGCCTACCTCGGCCGGCGGGAGCGGGCCTTCCTGGTGGCCGTGGAGTGCACCGACCCGGGTGCCACCTGCTTCTGCGTCTCCATGGGGAGCGGCCCGGCGGCCGGGCCCGGCTACGATCTGGCGCTGACCGAGGTGCTCGACGCCGATGGCCATCGCTTCCTGCTCCGCGCCGGCAGCGAGCAGGGTGAGTCGGTGCTGGCCGAGCTGCCGGCCGTCGACGCCGACGCCGCCACCCGGACCGCGGCACGTGAGCGGGTCGCCGAGGCGGCGGACCGGATGGGCCGCAGCATGCCGCCGGTGGACCTGCGGGTACTGATGCGTGACAGTCTCCTGGCCGAGCGCTGGGACGACGTCGCGGCCCGCTGCCTGACCTGCGGCAACTGCACCATGGTCTGCCCGACCTGCTTCTGCACCACCGTGGAGGACGTCACCGACCTCACCGGTGACCACGCCGAGCGCTGGCGGCGCTGGGAGTCCTGCTTCGACCGGGACTTCTCCCACCTGCCCACCGGCCCGGTCCGCGACTCCGCGCACAGCCGCTACCGGCAGTGGGCCACCCACAAACTCGGCACCTGGCACGACCAGTTCGGCAGCTCGGGGTGCGTCGGCTGCGGGCGGTGCATCGTGTGGTGCCCGGTCGGCATCGACATCACCGAGGAGGCCCACGCGCTGCACCGCGAACGCGGCGGCGCCGAGCGGGAGGGCACGGCGTGA
- a CDS encoding flavodoxin domain-containing protein — MRRQRVLVAYGSKHGATAGIAEEIGRTLQEDGFEAAVHPASDVRDVEAFDAVILGGSLYAGHWNRDAMRCAHRNAEALTHRPVWLFSSGPVDSSADRHEIPPVPAVAEEMARLHAKEHRTFGGSITAETPGLVARTLVKHDQGGDFRNTRAIQRWAHQVGEELRAGEEA; from the coding sequence ATGAGGAGGCAGCGAGTCCTGGTGGCCTACGGCAGCAAGCACGGTGCCACGGCCGGTATCGCCGAGGAGATCGGCCGCACGCTCCAGGAGGACGGCTTCGAAGCCGCGGTCCACCCGGCGTCCGACGTGCGCGATGTGGAGGCGTTCGACGCGGTGATCCTGGGGGGTTCGCTCTACGCGGGCCACTGGAACCGGGATGCCATGCGCTGCGCTCACCGCAACGCCGAGGCGTTGACGCACCGGCCGGTGTGGCTGTTCAGCAGCGGCCCGGTGGACAGCTCGGCCGACCGGCACGAGATCCCGCCGGTGCCGGCGGTCGCCGAGGAGATGGCACGGCTGCACGCGAAGGAGCACCGGACCTTCGGCGGCAGCATCACCGCCGAGACACCCGGCCTCGTCGCCCGGACCCTGGTGAAGCACGACCAGGGCGGCGACTTCCGCAACACGCGGGCGATCCAGCGCTGGGCCCACCAGGTGGGCGAGGAGCTGCGTGCCGGCGAGGAGGCGTAG
- a CDS encoding FAD/NAD(P)-binding protein translates to MTVPLPYRVVDRVAETHDTATVVLEPVREALRPFSPGQFAMVYAFGAGDIPLSVCAIDGRRLTHTVRAVGAVSGALHALRPGATVAVRGPFGTGWEPAAAAGLDLLVVAGGIGLAPLRPLVREVLAAPERYGRLSVLIGARGPRELLYAEEVRGWPAALTTVDRPDARWRGEVGVVTTLLDRAAFDPPRAAAFICGPEPMIRATAGELVHRGVVPHRIRASLERNMHCATGHCGHCQLGPLLLCRDGPVVDWTVARPLLTVREL, encoded by the coding sequence ATGACCGTTCCGTTGCCGTACCGGGTGGTGGACCGCGTGGCCGAGACCCACGACACCGCCACGGTCGTCCTCGAACCGGTCCGCGAGGCCCTGCGGCCTTTCAGTCCTGGGCAGTTCGCGATGGTGTACGCCTTCGGCGCGGGCGACATCCCGCTGTCGGTCTGCGCGATCGACGGCCGGCGGCTGACCCACACCGTGCGCGCGGTCGGGGCGGTCTCCGGCGCGCTGCACGCGCTGCGCCCCGGTGCGACCGTCGCAGTGCGCGGCCCGTTCGGCACCGGCTGGGAGCCGGCCGCCGCGGCCGGACTGGACCTGCTCGTGGTGGCCGGCGGCATCGGGCTCGCGCCGCTGCGCCCGCTGGTGCGCGAGGTGCTCGCCGCACCTGAGCGGTACGGGCGGTTGAGCGTCCTGATCGGCGCGCGCGGGCCCCGCGAACTGCTCTACGCCGAGGAGGTCCGCGGCTGGCCGGCGGCGCTGACCACCGTCGACCGGCCCGACGCGCGCTGGCGGGGCGAGGTCGGCGTCGTGACCACCCTGCTCGACCGCGCCGCCTTCGACCCGCCGCGCGCCGCGGCGTTCATCTGCGGACCCGAACCGATGATCCGGGCCACCGCCGGTGAGTTGGTGCACCGCGGGGTCGTCCCGCACCGGATCAGGGCTTCGCTGGAACGCAACATGCACTGTGCGACCGGCCACTGCGGTCACTGCCAGCTCGGCCCGCTGCTGCTCTGCCGCGACGGGCCGGTCGTCGACTGGACGGTGGCCCGCCCCCTGCTCACGGTGAGGGAGCTGTGA
- a CDS encoding hydrogenase maturation protease, with amino-acid sequence MNLATRIVVIGVGNEYRRDDGVGRAVVAGLAARTGDRALPSGTALRVCDGEPARLITLWEGADLAVVVDAAHAHPGHPGRVHRLEVDAAGLPGSGGPTSSHGLGLGEAVELARALDRLPTRLVVYAVEGADTAFGQGLSTPVSAAVEPLAERITRELTSHRRSLHDRTAPA; translated from the coding sequence ATGAACCTCGCGACGCGGATCGTCGTCATCGGTGTCGGCAACGAGTACCGCCGCGACGACGGAGTGGGCCGGGCCGTCGTGGCCGGCCTGGCGGCGCGCACCGGGGACCGGGCGCTGCCGAGCGGCACCGCGCTGCGGGTGTGCGACGGGGAGCCTGCCCGCCTCATCACCTTGTGGGAGGGCGCCGACCTGGCCGTCGTGGTGGACGCCGCGCACGCGCACCCCGGACACCCCGGTCGCGTGCACCGCCTCGAAGTCGACGCCGCGGGCCTGCCCGGCTCCGGCGGCCCGACGAGCTCGCACGGTCTCGGCCTCGGGGAAGCCGTCGAGCTCGCCCGCGCGCTGGACCGGCTCCCGACCCGACTTGTCGTCTACGCCGTCGAAGGCGCCGACACCGCCTTCGGCCAGGGCCTGTCGACACCGGTCTCGGCCGCCGTGGAACCGCTCGCGGAACGAATCACGCGGGAGCTCACGTCCCATCGCAGGAGTCTCCACGATCGAACCGCACCCGCCTGA
- a CDS encoding cyclic nucleotide-binding domain-containing protein — MTAIRPGFLDALPPGHRRQLAAFAQDVSFPVGTRIFEEDGVADRFWIIRSGLVALDVHVPGRRAAVVETLGEGDLLGWSWLFEPYRWHLGALTRAAVSASEFDARRVRAACAADPAFGLAVTHGVAQVVARRLKSTRTRLLDLYGPSA; from the coding sequence GTGACCGCCATCCGCCCCGGCTTCCTGGACGCGCTGCCACCTGGTCACCGCAGGCAGCTGGCCGCCTTCGCCCAGGACGTCTCCTTCCCCGTCGGCACCCGGATCTTCGAGGAGGACGGCGTCGCCGACCGGTTCTGGATCATCCGCTCCGGGCTCGTGGCGCTCGACGTCCATGTCCCGGGCCGGCGCGCGGCCGTCGTGGAGACCCTCGGTGAGGGCGATCTGCTCGGCTGGTCCTGGCTGTTCGAGCCGTACCGGTGGCACCTGGGCGCCCTGACCCGCGCCGCCGTGTCGGCGTCCGAGTTCGACGCGCGGCGGGTGCGCGCCGCCTGCGCGGCGGACCCCGCGTTCGGCCTGGCCGTGACCCACGGCGTGGCCCAGGTGGTGGCGCGGAGGCTGAAGTCCACCCGCACCCGCCTGCTCGACCTGTACGGGCCGTCCGCATGA
- a CDS encoding oxidoreductase, translating into MTFGERPKLAVWKFASCDGCQLTLLDCEDELLGIAERIEISHFLEASSATDRGPFDLSLVEGSVTTPQDVERIQHVRAVSKRLVTIGACATAGGVQALRNYVDVAEFQAVVYARPDYIDTLATSTPISAHVAVDFELRGCPINRGQLVEVITAYLAGRRPDVANHSVCFECKQRGTTCVTVAHGTPCLGPVTHAGCGALCPAYGRGCYGCFGPSDSTNFPAFIPLLRRDGMDTLDIVRVLRTFNTAAPEFEAASRKELDQ; encoded by the coding sequence ATGACCTTCGGTGAACGCCCGAAGCTCGCTGTCTGGAAGTTCGCGTCCTGCGACGGCTGCCAGCTGACGCTGCTCGACTGCGAGGACGAACTCCTCGGCATCGCCGAGCGGATCGAGATCTCCCACTTCCTGGAGGCCTCCAGCGCGACCGATCGCGGCCCGTTCGACCTCTCGCTGGTGGAGGGCTCGGTGACCACACCCCAGGACGTCGAGCGGATCCAGCACGTGCGCGCCGTCTCCAAGAGGCTGGTGACCATCGGCGCCTGCGCGACCGCCGGCGGCGTCCAGGCGCTGCGCAACTACGTGGACGTCGCCGAGTTCCAGGCCGTCGTCTACGCCCGACCGGACTACATCGACACGCTCGCCACCTCCACACCGATCAGTGCGCACGTCGCCGTCGACTTCGAACTGCGCGGCTGCCCGATCAACCGGGGCCAGCTCGTCGAGGTCATCACCGCCTACCTGGCCGGGCGCAGACCGGACGTGGCCAACCACAGCGTCTGCTTCGAGTGCAAGCAGCGCGGCACCACCTGCGTCACGGTGGCCCACGGCACGCCGTGCCTGGGCCCGGTCACCCACGCCGGATGCGGTGCGCTCTGCCCTGCGTACGGGCGCGGCTGCTACGGCTGCTTCGGCCCGTCCGACTCCACCAACTTCCCCGCTTTCATCCCCCTGCTGCGCCGCGACGGCATGGACACCCTCGACATCGTCCGGGTGCTGCGCACCTTCAACACCGCTGCCCCGGAGTTCGAGGCCGCCTCCCGGAAGGAGCTCGACCAGTGA
- a CDS encoding Ni/Fe hydrogenase subunit alpha, which yields MTHRGSRVLHVGSLARVEGETALHLLVDGGEVTEARLAIYEPPRFFEAFLRGRSYTEPPDLTSRICGICPVAYQLSACRAVEDACGIVVDGQLAALRRLLYCGEWIESQTLHVHLLHAPDFLGCAGAVELARTRRADVERGLRLKQAGNAIVELLGGRAIHPVNVRLGGFHRIPSVAELRLLAEQLRRARDDAQQTVRWVAGFEFPDADCDHDLLALAEPGSYAIESGTPAVMPAPETAGLPADSDRALPIRSFGLPAFSDHVVERQVSHSTALHSRLDGRRHLTGSLARYAISGRWLSPIALQAAQDAGLGDPRRGTVCRNPFRSIVVRAVEVLYAVDEALRIIDAYEPAPRPYVEVPARAGTGYGATEAPRGLLYHRYTLDSDGAVTDAVLVPPTAQNQGAIEEDLRRIVRDRLRAGDPGDAELTALCERAIRNHDPCISCSAHFLDLTVERGGSGS from the coding sequence GTGACCCACCGCGGCTCCCGGGTACTGCACGTCGGCTCGCTCGCCCGGGTCGAGGGTGAGACGGCACTGCACCTGCTCGTGGACGGCGGTGAGGTCACCGAGGCCCGGCTGGCGATCTACGAACCCCCGCGTTTCTTCGAGGCGTTCCTGCGCGGACGCTCCTACACCGAGCCGCCCGACCTCACCTCCCGGATCTGCGGGATCTGCCCGGTCGCCTACCAGCTGAGCGCCTGCCGGGCCGTCGAGGACGCCTGCGGCATCGTCGTGGACGGTCAACTCGCCGCGCTGCGCAGGCTGCTGTACTGCGGCGAGTGGATCGAGAGCCAGACGCTGCACGTCCACCTGCTCCACGCGCCGGACTTCCTCGGCTGCGCCGGTGCCGTCGAGCTGGCCCGTACCCGGCGCGCGGACGTCGAGCGCGGCCTGCGGCTCAAACAGGCCGGCAACGCGATCGTGGAACTGCTCGGCGGCCGGGCCATCCACCCCGTCAACGTCCGGCTCGGCGGCTTCCACCGCATCCCGAGCGTGGCCGAACTGCGGCTGTTGGCCGAGCAGTTGCGCCGAGCCCGGGACGACGCACAGCAGACCGTGCGCTGGGTGGCCGGCTTCGAGTTCCCTGACGCCGACTGCGACCACGACCTGCTCGCGCTGGCCGAGCCCGGCAGCTACGCCATCGAGTCCGGCACGCCGGCGGTCATGCCCGCCCCGGAGACCGCCGGCCTGCCCGCCGACTCCGACCGGGCGCTGCCCATCCGCAGCTTCGGACTCCCCGCGTTCAGTGACCACGTCGTGGAGCGCCAGGTGTCCCACTCCACCGCGCTGCACTCCCGGTTGGACGGGCGCCGCCACCTGACCGGCTCGCTCGCCCGCTACGCGATCAGCGGCCGCTGGCTCTCCCCGATCGCCCTCCAAGCCGCCCAGGACGCCGGACTCGGCGACCCCCGGCGGGGCACCGTCTGCCGCAACCCCTTCCGCAGCATCGTCGTCCGCGCGGTCGAGGTGCTCTACGCCGTCGACGAGGCCCTGCGCATCATCGACGCCTATGAACCCGCACCGCGCCCGTACGTGGAGGTACCCGCGCGAGCCGGCACCGGATACGGCGCCACCGAAGCGCCGCGAGGCCTGCTGTACCACCGCTACACCCTCGACTCGGACGGTGCGGTCACCGACGCCGTCCTGGTCCCGCCGACCGCTCAGAACCAGGGGGCGATCGAGGAGGACCTGCGCCGGATCGTGCGGGACCGCCTGCGGGCGGGCGATCCCGGAGACGCGGAGCTGACCGCCCTGTGCGAACGGGCGATCCGCAACCACGACCCGTGCATCTCCTGCTCGGCCCACTTCCTCGACCTCACGGTCGAGCGTGGTGGAAGCGGTTCCTGA
- a CDS encoding ABC transporter permease, with protein sequence MSITVLRKHLRDNRRGFLGWALSITAIAAMYSSMWPVMGGNSGLATAIDSFPKTLRDAFHLQDYGTAAGYFGSTVFGLLVPILLAVFAVSAGARAIAGDEEAGTLDLVLAHPVGRLRLAVSRWLAVLAAVLLAGAVLLLVELAIRVPAGFTALSMANLAAMTLQLVLFGCCFASIAFGIGAWTGRRAYAIVGGAYLTVAAYLCDSFLPQINGLHWTQYCSPFYWYLGGEPLVNGVQWTHCALLAGVGLGFAAIGIRGFGRRDLAQGGDRA encoded by the coding sequence ATGAGCATCACCGTCCTGCGCAAGCACCTGAGGGACAACCGGCGCGGCTTCCTGGGCTGGGCGCTGTCGATCACCGCGATCGCGGCCATGTACTCCTCGATGTGGCCGGTCATGGGCGGGAACTCGGGCCTGGCCACCGCGATCGACTCGTTCCCGAAAACGCTGCGCGACGCGTTCCACCTGCAGGACTACGGCACCGCGGCGGGCTACTTCGGCTCGACGGTCTTCGGCCTGCTCGTCCCGATCCTGCTCGCCGTCTTCGCCGTCTCGGCCGGCGCCCGGGCGATCGCCGGCGACGAGGAGGCCGGCACGCTCGACCTGGTACTGGCCCACCCGGTCGGCCGGCTGCGGCTCGCCGTGTCCCGCTGGCTCGCGGTGCTGGCCGCGGTCCTGCTGGCCGGAGCGGTACTCCTGCTCGTCGAGCTGGCCATCCGGGTGCCGGCCGGGTTCACCGCGCTGAGCATGGCGAACCTGGCCGCCATGACCCTCCAACTCGTGCTGTTCGGCTGCTGCTTCGCCTCGATCGCCTTCGGCATCGGCGCCTGGACGGGGCGCCGCGCGTACGCGATCGTCGGCGGGGCCTACCTGACCGTCGCCGCCTACCTGTGCGACTCCTTCCTGCCGCAGATCAACGGCCTGCACTGGACCCAGTACTGCTCCCCGTTCTACTGGTACCTGGGAGGCGAGCCGCTGGTGAACGGCGTCCAGTGGACCCACTGCGCGCTGCTGGCCGGGGTCGGCCTGGGCTTCGCCGCGATCGGGATCCGGGGGTTCGGCCGCCGCGATCTGGCCCAGGGCGGCGACCGCGCCTGA
- a CDS encoding bifunctional acetate--CoA ligase family protein/GNAT family N-acetyltransferase, with protein MSTVEYPPRTVEALLADGTTAVIRPLSAADHAAVLDLHGERMSEGSRRWRFFGASRRAPELAADRLCGTAHPTGLLALGAWVDGELVGEADCEPAQDRPEAAELALAVADAWQHRGVGTLLVEHLVHAAREHGITTFEADTLAGNRAVHRLFTDLGLPVHRRFEQGEVRVLVPLEDEAEHYREAVDERGRSADVASLAALLRPRSVAVIGASRRMGSVGRTVLVKIRRNGFAGDLWAVNPYASEIAGEPAHPSLATLPGTPDLAVLAVPAGAVPGAAEECGVAGVRALVVLTAGLDADQARQLMYSCRRHSMRLVGPNSLGIAQLDPAVRLDAEFGGAAARTGTAGVAVQSGGVGIALLGQLARLGIGVSSFVSLGDKYDVSGNDLLQWWEGDGRTDLALLHLESFGNPRAFSRTARRVARSLPVLTVDAGRSAAGRRGAASHTAAAATPTVTREALFRQAGITATRSVAELVEAAALLHAQPLPGSRGAVAVVSNAGGIGILAADACAEAGLSLPELSAATTATLLDLLPDGAAVGNPIDTTAAADPDELGRCVRELVKGGAVDAVLVAIVPTALSAATGLDPLRVLLDGPVEGRGRVPVVLVLPDQDVTVRYLNRAGGGLLPAYADPVAAARALAHARDRARWLAEPSSPPVAVADTSDSAVARHLAQAFLAEHPEGGWLDPKETADLLDCYDLPLTTSIWARGEHDVLLAARTLGQLGHDGESVLKAYWPDQLHKSAADAVRTGLGGSDEVRAAYREFEARFGESMAGVVVQPMAAPGLELLAGVVQDQVFGPLVMLGLGGTATDLLDDRSARLAPLTERDLTTMVTELRSAPLLTGRPGTPPVDLAALRRVLTGLSRLACDLPQLAEADLNPLIARPGGLLCVDARVRLEPRPAFDPYLRQLRRPAAAQRAQG; from the coding sequence ATGTCCACCGTCGAGTACCCGCCGCGAACCGTCGAGGCGTTGCTGGCCGACGGCACCACCGCGGTGATCCGCCCGTTGTCCGCGGCTGACCACGCCGCCGTGCTGGACCTGCACGGCGAGCGGATGTCCGAAGGCAGCCGGCGGTGGCGCTTCTTCGGCGCCAGCCGCCGCGCACCGGAACTGGCCGCCGACCGGCTGTGCGGCACCGCGCACCCGACCGGGCTGCTGGCGCTGGGCGCCTGGGTGGACGGCGAACTGGTCGGGGAGGCGGACTGCGAGCCGGCCCAGGACCGCCCCGAGGCCGCCGAACTCGCCCTGGCCGTCGCGGACGCCTGGCAGCACCGGGGCGTGGGGACGCTGCTCGTCGAGCACCTGGTCCACGCGGCCCGCGAGCACGGCATCACGACGTTCGAGGCCGACACGCTGGCCGGCAACCGTGCGGTGCACCGCCTCTTCACCGACCTGGGACTGCCGGTCCACCGCCGCTTCGAACAGGGCGAGGTCAGGGTGCTGGTGCCGCTGGAGGACGAGGCGGAGCACTACCGGGAGGCCGTCGACGAGCGTGGCCGCAGCGCCGACGTGGCCAGCCTGGCGGCACTCCTGCGCCCGCGATCGGTGGCGGTGATCGGCGCCTCCCGCCGGATGGGGTCGGTCGGGCGGACGGTGCTGGTGAAGATCCGCCGCAACGGCTTTGCCGGGGACCTGTGGGCGGTCAACCCCTACGCTTCGGAGATCGCGGGCGAGCCTGCCCATCCGTCGCTCGCCACCCTGCCGGGCACCCCGGATCTCGCCGTGCTGGCGGTGCCCGCCGGCGCGGTGCCCGGCGCGGCCGAGGAGTGCGGGGTCGCCGGGGTCCGCGCGCTGGTGGTCCTCACCGCGGGCCTGGACGCCGACCAGGCCCGGCAGTTGATGTACTCCTGCCGCCGGCACAGCATGCGGCTGGTCGGACCGAACAGCCTGGGCATCGCCCAGCTGGACCCGGCCGTGCGGCTGGACGCCGAATTCGGCGGGGCCGCCGCGCGGACCGGAACGGCCGGGGTCGCGGTGCAGTCCGGCGGGGTCGGCATCGCGCTGCTGGGGCAGTTGGCTCGCCTCGGCATCGGGGTCTCCAGCTTCGTCTCGCTCGGCGACAAGTACGACGTGAGTGGCAACGACCTGCTGCAGTGGTGGGAGGGCGACGGCCGCACCGACCTGGCGCTGCTGCACCTGGAGTCCTTCGGCAATCCACGCGCCTTCTCCCGCACCGCCCGCCGGGTGGCCAGGAGCCTGCCGGTGCTCACCGTCGACGCAGGGCGCTCGGCCGCCGGTCGGCGGGGTGCCGCCTCGCACACCGCGGCGGCGGCCACCCCGACGGTGACCCGTGAGGCGCTCTTCCGCCAGGCGGGCATCACCGCCACCCGCAGCGTCGCCGAACTCGTGGAAGCGGCCGCGCTGCTGCACGCCCAGCCGCTGCCCGGCAGCCGGGGTGCGGTCGCCGTGGTCTCCAACGCCGGCGGGATCGGCATCCTGGCCGCCGACGCCTGCGCCGAAGCCGGTTTGAGCCTGCCGGAGCTTTCCGCCGCCACGACCGCCACGTTGCTCGACCTGCTGCCGGACGGCGCCGCGGTGGGCAATCCGATCGACACCACGGCGGCCGCCGATCCCGACGAACTGGGCCGCTGCGTGCGGGAACTGGTGAAGGGCGGTGCCGTCGACGCGGTACTCGTCGCGATCGTGCCGACCGCCCTGAGCGCGGCCACCGGCCTCGATCCCCTGCGGGTGCTGCTGGACGGCCCGGTCGAAGGCCGGGGCCGGGTACCGGTGGTGCTGGTGCTGCCCGACCAGGACGTGACCGTGCGCTACCTGAACCGCGCGGGCGGCGGGCTGCTGCCCGCCTACGCGGATCCGGTGGCCGCCGCGCGCGCCCTCGCGCACGCGCGGGACCGGGCGCGCTGGCTGGCCGAGCCGTCATCGCCGCCCGTGGCCGTGGCCGACACCTCCGACAGCGCGGTGGCCCGGCACCTGGCGCAGGCGTTCCTCGCGGAGCACCCGGAGGGCGGCTGGCTCGACCCGAAGGAGACGGCTGATCTGCTGGACTGCTACGACCTGCCGCTGACCACCTCGATCTGGGCGCGCGGAGAGCACGACGTGCTGCTGGCCGCCCGCACGCTCGGGCAACTCGGCCATGACGGCGAGTCGGTGCTCAAGGCGTACTGGCCCGACCAGCTCCACAAGAGCGCGGCCGACGCCGTCCGTACCGGGCTTGGCGGGTCGGACGAGGTCCGGGCCGCGTACCGCGAGTTCGAGGCGCGCTTCGGCGAGTCGATGGCGGGCGTCGTGGTGCAGCCGATGGCCGCCCCCGGCCTGGAACTGCTCGCCGGCGTCGTCCAGGACCAGGTCTTCGGCCCGCTGGTCATGCTCGGCCTGGGCGGGACAGCCACCGACCTGCTGGACGACCGCTCGGCCCGGCTCGCCCCGCTCACCGAGCGCGACCTGACCACCATGGTCACCGAACTGCGCTCCGCCCCGCTGCTGACCGGGCGCCCCGGCACGCCCCCGGTGGACCTGGCGGCCCTGCGCCGGGTGCTCACCGGGCTCTCCCGGCTGGCCTGTGACCTCCCGCAACTGGCCGAGGCTGACCTCAACCCGCTGATCGCCCGACCCGGCGGCCTGCTCTGCGTGGACGCCCGGGTCCGACTGGAACCCAGGCCCGCCTTCGATCCCTACCTGCGACAGCTGCGCCGCCCGGCCGCCGCTCAGCGGGCACAGGGCTGA